In a single window of the Chelonia mydas isolate rCheMyd1 chromosome 8, rCheMyd1.pri.v2, whole genome shotgun sequence genome:
- the C8H1orf141 gene encoding uncharacterized protein C1orf141 homolog, which translates to MHTPLQKRDKIAQYSIYGEAGKFVAQQLERDNKIRVCVNGHLPLDGLKERNEAPLKEGVFNLEETESKNNFHLTKSASEEKKNFISLTIEDEMEKPNAKIINVGSPKAKSPRPVVFSVLYVNTHTLP; encoded by the exons ATGCATACTCCTCTGCAAAAGA GGGACAAGATAGCGCAATACAGTATTTATGGGGAAGCTGGCAAATTCGTTGCTCAACAGCTAGAGAGAGACAATAAAATCAGAGTCTGTGTAAATGGCCATTTGCCATTAGATGGTCTGAAAGAAAG aaatgaaGCTCCTCTGAAAGAAGGTGTTTTTAATCTTGAAGAAACAGAAAGTAAGAATAATTTTCACCTGACTAAATCTgcttcagaagaaaagaaaaacttcatCTCCTTGACTATTGAGGATGAAATGGAAAAACCAAATGCTAAAATAATCAATGTGGGCTCTCCAAAAGCAAAATCTCCCAGGCCAGTGGTG TTTTCTGTATTGTACGTGAATACTCACACTCTACCTTGA
- the LOC122466848 gene encoding uncharacterized protein LOC122466848, with protein sequence MSYNSENENGEVQTNPNSVLQSNCDYALALIGKEEKDTFNITAKGNKKFKRTLSGKRKINIHILSSDGKSKSLKDSQKEKTFVQKIVGSFHDAEVPISKLPSKDRNVSATRAECNPDGLVIFGVNPKATAHQSAKANAATVAKSHGSYSKPLITVSQLHKKGRSAHSSQLDYISITKSIKIPDCPNVNSQSFLKISGKRDHLENKRIILSGVWGKEKPPPSQNNEEITEVAKPARCSQPASCKEETSAEIKLNNKEHSIDSRKGQEWDNTVEFWSTRRSSASLKNSHAVPDNSPESQKKAMLPERPASLPVNFNHPIISIPTAQCDASEFKIKNVEAEFADNTDTPKDTSRYN encoded by the coding sequence ATGTCTTACaactcagaaaatgaaaatggtGAGGTACAAACAAATCCAAATTCAGTTTTACAAAGCAACTGTGATTATGCCCTTGCCTTAAttggaaaggaagaaaaggatACTTTTAATATAACTGCGAAGGggaataaaaagtttaaaagaacattatctgGGAAACGGAAAATCAATATTCATATTTTATCTTCAGATGGAAAAAGTAAGAGCTTAAAAGATTCACAGAAGGAAAAAACTTTTGTGCAGAAAATAGTTGGTAGCTTTCATGATGCTGAAGTACCAATCAGTAAGCTCCCATCAAAAGACAGGAATGTTTCAGCAACTAGGGCTGAATGTAACCCTGATGGCCTTGTTATATTTGGAGTGAACCCAAAAGCTACAGCACACCAATCTGCTAAAGCAAATGCAGCAACTGTCGCTAAATCTCACGGCTCTTACAGCAAGCCACTAATCACAGTCTCCCAGCTTCATAAAAAAGGCAGGTCCGCTCATTCGTCACAGCTGGATTATATATCCATAACAAAATCTATTAAAATACCTGACTGTCCAAATGTCAATTCACAGTCATTTCTCAAAATCTCAGGGAAACGTGATCATTTGGAAAACAAAAGGATTATTCTATCTGGTGTTTGGGGTAAAGAAAAACCTCCACCTAGTCAGAACAATGAAGAAATCACTGAAGTAGCCAAACCTGCCAGGTGTTCTCAACCAGCTTCTTGCAAGGAAGAAACATCAGCTGAGATAAAGCTAAATAATAAGGAACATTCCATAGATAGTAGGAAAGGCCAAGAATGGGATAATACCGTGGAATTCTGGAGCACTAGAAGATCTTCAGCATCACTGAAAAATTCACATGCAGTGCCAGACAACAGCCCTGAGTCCCAGAAAAAAGCAATGCTACCTGAACGCCCAGCATCATTACCTGTTAACTTCAATCATCCAATTATTAGTATACCAACTGCACAATGTGATGCCTCAGAATTCAAGATAAAAAATGTTGAGGCTGAATTTGCAGACAACACTGATACTCCAAAGGACACCAGTCGCTACAATTAA